In Neorhizobium sp. NCHU2750, a single genomic region encodes these proteins:
- a CDS encoding carbohydrate kinase: MILCCGEALIDMLPRETTLGERGFSPYAGGAVFNTAIALGRLGVPAAFFTGLSDDMMGDILRDTLRQSHVDFSYCATLSRPTTIAFVKLVDGHASYAFYDENTAGRMITEADLPALGDDCEALHFGAISLIPEPCGSTYEALMVREHEKRVISLDPNIRPGFIKDKASHLARIRRMAAMSDIVKFSDEDLAWFGLEGDEETLARHWLHHGAKLVVVTRGAEGAVGYTASHKVTVPSQKVTVVDTVGAGDTFDAGILASLKMQNLLTKAQVASLTEGQIAKALSLGAKAAAVTVSRAGANPPFAHEIGL, from the coding sequence ATGATCCTGTGCTGCGGCGAAGCCCTGATTGACATGCTTCCGCGTGAGACGACGCTGGGCGAGCGGGGCTTTTCGCCCTATGCCGGTGGCGCCGTCTTCAATACTGCGATTGCGTTGGGGCGCCTTGGCGTCCCGGCAGCTTTCTTCACCGGCCTGTCCGACGACATGATGGGCGACATCCTGCGCGATACTCTGCGCCAGAGCCATGTCGACTTTTCCTATTGCGCCACGCTTTCGCGACCCACGACGATTGCCTTCGTCAAGCTCGTCGACGGCCACGCTTCCTACGCCTTCTACGACGAAAACACCGCTGGCCGGATGATCACCGAAGCCGATCTGCCGGCGCTCGGCGACGATTGCGAGGCGCTGCATTTCGGTGCGATCAGCCTCATCCCGGAACCTTGTGGCTCGACCTACGAGGCGTTGATGGTCCGGGAGCATGAAAAGCGAGTCATCTCGCTCGATCCGAATATCCGTCCCGGCTTCATCAAGGACAAGGCGTCCCATCTCGCCCGTATCCGCCGCATGGCGGCGATGTCGGATATCGTGAAGTTCTCGGATGAGGATCTGGCCTGGTTCGGCCTTGAAGGCGACGAGGAGACGCTCGCCCGCCACTGGCTGCATCACGGTGCAAAACTCGTCGTGGTCACCCGCGGTGCAGAAGGCGCCGTTGGCTACACCGCAAGCCACAAGGTCACGGTGCCGAGCCAAAAGGTGACGGTGGTCGACACAGTCGGCGCCGGTGACACGTTCGATGCCGGCATTCTGGCCTCTCTCAAGATGCAGAACCTGCTCACCAAGGCGCAGGTTGCAAGCCTCACCGAAGGCCAGATCGCCAAGGCGCTGTCGCTCGGCGCCAAGGCCGCTGCCGTCACGGTCTCGCGAGCAGGGGCAAACCCACCTTTCGCGCACGAGATCGGATTGTAA
- a CDS encoding orotate phosphoribosyltransferase: MIQTTFINRNVMAELMAKMLWEIGAVHFSADKPYTLSSGMMSPVYIDCRKLLSFPRVRSTIMDFAAATALREAGFEKFDCIAGGETAGIPFAALLSERLGLPMIYVRKKPKGHGRASQIEGHLPEGARVLVIEDLVTVGGGMFTFIDAIRAAGGVVDHGMSLFFYDMYPQVAERFANGKVQFHHIATWRNVLAVARQQKLFDEKTLSEVESFLDAPLAWSGRHGGVTELSL; the protein is encoded by the coding sequence ATGATCCAGACCACATTTATCAACCGGAATGTAATGGCCGAACTGATGGCCAAGATGCTTTGGGAAATCGGGGCCGTGCACTTCAGTGCGGACAAGCCCTACACGCTTTCCTCCGGCATGATGAGCCCGGTCTATATCGATTGCCGCAAGCTGCTTTCCTTCCCGCGCGTTCGCTCGACCATCATGGATTTCGCCGCAGCGACGGCTTTGCGCGAAGCCGGTTTCGAGAAATTCGACTGTATCGCGGGTGGTGAAACCGCCGGCATCCCGTTTGCCGCGCTTCTGTCCGAACGCCTCGGCCTGCCGATGATCTATGTCCGCAAGAAGCCCAAGGGTCATGGCCGCGCCTCGCAGATCGAGGGGCATCTGCCGGAAGGCGCCCGCGTCCTCGTCATCGAGGATCTGGTGACGGTCGGCGGCGGCATGTTCACCTTCATCGATGCGATCCGTGCCGCCGGTGGCGTTGTCGATCATGGCATGTCGCTGTTCTTCTACGACATGTATCCGCAGGTTGCCGAGCGCTTTGCCAATGGCAAGGTTCAGTTCCACCACATCGCCACCTGGCGCAATGTGCTGGCCGTTGCCCGTCAGCAGAAGCTCTTCGACGAAAAGACGCTGTCGGAAGTCGAATCCTTCCTCGACGCGCCGCTGGCATGGTCGGGTCGCCACGGCGGCGTAACTGAGCTTTCGCTCTAG
- a CDS encoding GGDEF domain-containing protein encodes MMLDYQSLLLALGVSAACLMITLLGTWFSRRTDSFLLTLVVSLCLVVSGIVAYSSYTESSGIVPAALAYGLLMCGFSTIYAAAVQFRTAARPWRLAANVSLVSMALGLPLFLTGLDGLGIIMMNVLTALLLIGTGLQYWAARREAPGPLGGMVILYIVSGISFALCAAVLIYDGSLSIGHAPQNWAENLNVGICIAGMTGIGALSLALHQWRMAALHRHEAMTDSLTGLLNRRALFDRYGGRSFNVSTAVIVFDLDRFKAINDRYGHSAGDEVLRIFAQDLLAELIPSASVARLGGEEFALVVGEVMPGRAERIANDIRRRFAARDIVVGGHVLRCTVSAGAAVGLPEGQPFETVLNLADAALYEAKNAGRDRVELAPYLRSIPIAPVADSRTSA; translated from the coding sequence ATGATGCTCGATTATCAGTCTCTTCTGCTTGCGCTCGGTGTATCGGCCGCATGTCTGATGATTACGTTGCTCGGCACATGGTTTTCTCGCCGCACGGATTCCTTTCTTCTGACACTTGTTGTTTCCCTGTGCCTGGTCGTGTCGGGTATAGTCGCCTATAGTTCCTATACGGAGAGCTCCGGCATCGTCCCAGCCGCTCTTGCCTACGGCCTTCTGATGTGCGGTTTCTCGACGATCTATGCCGCGGCGGTGCAGTTCCGCACTGCCGCGCGCCCCTGGCGTCTGGCCGCAAACGTTTCCTTGGTCAGCATGGCGTTGGGCTTGCCATTGTTCCTGACGGGACTGGATGGGCTTGGCATCATCATGATGAATGTCCTGACCGCACTTCTCTTGATCGGTACCGGCCTTCAATACTGGGCCGCGCGGCGGGAGGCTCCCGGACCTCTTGGCGGCATGGTCATCCTCTACATCGTCAGCGGAATTTCCTTTGCGCTATGTGCCGCCGTCCTGATTTACGATGGCAGCCTCAGTATCGGTCATGCGCCGCAGAACTGGGCTGAAAATCTGAACGTAGGCATCTGCATTGCCGGCATGACGGGTATCGGTGCCCTGTCGCTCGCTCTTCACCAATGGCGTATGGCAGCTCTTCATCGCCATGAGGCAATGACCGATTCACTGACCGGCCTGCTGAACCGCCGCGCCCTGTTCGATCGCTATGGCGGCCGCAGCTTCAATGTCTCGACCGCCGTGATCGTCTTCGATCTTGATCGATTCAAGGCGATCAACGATCGCTACGGGCACTCTGCCGGCGACGAAGTCCTGCGGATTTTTGCACAGGATCTGCTGGCTGAACTGATCCCCTCTGCCAGTGTCGCAAGGCTTGGTGGCGAGGAGTTTGCCCTGGTCGTCGGCGAGGTCATGCCCGGCCGTGCCGAGCGGATTGCCAACGATATCCGCAGACGCTTTGCTGCGCGCGACATTGTTGTCGGCGGTCATGTGCTGCGCTGCACCGTCAGCGCCGGCGCCGCCGTCGGCCTGCCCGAGGGCCAGCCGTTCGAAACCGTTCTCAATCTCGCTGACGCGGCGCTCTACGAAGCCAAGAATGCCGGTCGCGACCGCGTCGAGCTTGCTCCTTACCTCCGGTCCATTCCCATCGCGCCGGTCGCCGATAGCCGCACCTCCGCGTGA
- the pgi gene encoding glucose-6-phosphate isomerase: protein MQTIVQQLKATADATKATDIRAAFAKDAGRFEKFSARFDDLTMDYSKTAVNEEILALFEKLAEAGGVAKKREEMFSGVAINFTEDRAVLHTALRNRSNTPVLVDGHDVMPDVNAVLAAMGKFADGIRSGALKGATGKKITDVVNIGIGGSDLGPVMTTLALAPFHDGPRAHFVSNVDGAHIADTLKLLDAETTLFIIASKTFTTIETMTNAASARKFIADKLGDAAVQHHFCAVSTALDKVAAFGIDAQRVFGFWDWVGGRYSIWSAIGLPLMIAVGPENFGHFLDGAHAMDNHFRSAPVRENLPMLLGLIGFYHRNVLGYPTRAILPYDQRLLRFPAYLQQLDMESNGKGVTIDGTPVEGNSGPVVWGEPGTNGQHAFYQLIHQGTSIIPAEFMIAANGFEPELRHQHDLLIANCLAQSEALMKGRTFEEAKAQLTSKGMDDKKADFIAPHRVFTGNRPSITFVHDKLTPFAFGRLVALYEHRVFVEGVLFRINSFDQWGVELGKELATGLLPVVEGKESAAGHDSSTQGLVKTLAGLKK from the coding sequence ATGCAGACCATCGTCCAACAGCTCAAGGCAACCGCAGACGCTACCAAGGCGACGGACATTCGTGCCGCCTTCGCCAAGGATGCAGGCCGCTTCGAAAAATTCAGCGCCCGCTTCGACGACCTTACTATGGATTATTCGAAGACTGCGGTGAACGAGGAGATCCTCGCGCTGTTTGAAAAGCTTGCAGAGGCAGGCGGTGTGGCGAAGAAGCGCGAGGAGATGTTCTCCGGTGTCGCCATCAATTTCACCGAGGATCGCGCGGTGCTGCACACGGCGCTGCGCAACCGCTCCAACACCCCGGTTCTGGTCGACGGCCATGACGTGATGCCGGATGTCAACGCCGTGCTTGCCGCCATGGGCAAGTTTGCCGATGGCATCCGCTCCGGTGCGCTAAAGGGCGCCACCGGCAAGAAGATTACCGATGTCGTCAACATCGGGATCGGCGGCTCCGATCTCGGCCCGGTGATGACGACGCTGGCACTCGCCCCCTTCCATGACGGCCCGCGAGCCCATTTCGTCTCCAACGTCGACGGCGCCCATATCGCCGATACGCTGAAGCTGCTCGATGCCGAAACGACGCTGTTCATCATCGCATCGAAGACGTTCACGACGATCGAGACGATGACCAATGCCGCTTCGGCGCGCAAATTCATTGCCGACAAGCTGGGCGATGCGGCCGTGCAGCATCATTTCTGCGCCGTCTCCACCGCGCTCGACAAGGTGGCCGCCTTCGGTATCGATGCTCAACGGGTGTTCGGCTTCTGGGATTGGGTCGGCGGACGCTACTCGATCTGGTCGGCGATCGGCCTGCCGCTTATGATCGCCGTCGGACCGGAAAACTTCGGTCACTTCCTCGACGGCGCCCATGCGATGGACAACCATTTCCGGTCCGCACCGGTGCGCGAAAACCTGCCGATGCTGCTCGGCCTGATCGGCTTCTACCATCGCAACGTGCTGGGATACCCGACACGCGCAATCCTGCCCTATGACCAGCGCCTCCTGCGCTTCCCGGCCTATCTGCAGCAGCTCGACATGGAATCGAACGGCAAGGGTGTCACGATCGACGGCACACCGGTCGAGGGCAATTCCGGTCCGGTCGTCTGGGGTGAGCCCGGCACCAACGGCCAACACGCCTTCTATCAGCTGATCCACCAGGGCACGAGCATCATACCGGCCGAGTTCATGATTGCGGCAAACGGTTTCGAGCCGGAGCTGCGCCACCAGCATGACCTCCTGATCGCCAATTGCCTGGCGCAGTCGGAAGCGCTGATGAAGGGACGTACCTTCGAGGAAGCGAAAGCCCAGCTGACCTCCAAGGGCATGGACGACAAGAAGGCCGATTTCATCGCGCCGCATCGCGTGTTTACCGGCAATCGGCCGTCGATCACATTCGTGCATGACAAGCTGACGCCGTTCGCCTTCGGTCGTCTCGTGGCGCTTTACGAACACCGCGTCTTCGTCGAGGGCGTCCTGTTCCGCATCAACTCCTTCGACCAGTGGGGCGTGGAGCTTGGCAAGGAACTGGCAACCGGCCTGCTTCCTGTCGTCGAAGGCAAGGAAAGTGCTGCCGGCCATGACTCATCGACGCAAGGGTTGGTGAAGACCCTGGCCGGGTTGAAGAAGTAA
- a CDS encoding tetratricopeptide repeat protein — MKSRALKVNKGFAITTGAAVALMALTVSPDAAERNTLILASAQQNDCDRLAGSPYDQQRNGAFAPVNIADIGSEAVESCRTAFDATGNPRFAYQLGRAFNRADEPDKAMNAYNVAAKDGYAAAMVNYGMLMGRLGDDKAEISYYQKAADNGNVLAAYNLGVAYRDGLGTTANVKTALDWFEKAAAAGDDTAAFNIGSIYDEGKLVPADDQTAIAWYDLAAQRGNVDAMINLAIMYETGEGITANMQKAADLYRQAAEKGDMFGASKYIQLQELGIVPAPSQEDVEGVSSLVLKQGDVETPAKADSEI, encoded by the coding sequence ATGAAATCCCGGGCCCTGAAAGTCAACAAGGGTTTTGCGATTACCACCGGCGCCGCAGTCGCGCTTATGGCGCTGACCGTTTCACCCGACGCCGCTGAGCGCAACACCCTCATCCTGGCATCCGCGCAGCAGAATGATTGCGATCGTCTGGCCGGCAGCCCCTACGACCAGCAGCGCAACGGAGCATTCGCGCCGGTCAATATCGCCGATATCGGTAGTGAAGCCGTTGAATCCTGCCGCACGGCTTTCGATGCCACCGGGAACCCCCGCTTTGCCTATCAGCTCGGCCGCGCGTTCAACCGCGCCGACGAGCCCGACAAGGCGATGAACGCCTATAACGTCGCGGCGAAGGACGGTTATGCGGCAGCGATGGTCAATTACGGCATGCTGATGGGGCGCCTCGGCGACGACAAGGCGGAGATCAGCTACTATCAGAAGGCAGCCGACAACGGCAACGTATTGGCAGCCTACAATCTCGGCGTCGCTTATCGCGATGGCCTCGGAACAACGGCCAATGTGAAGACGGCGCTCGACTGGTTCGAGAAGGCTGCGGCCGCAGGCGACGACACGGCCGCGTTCAACATCGGCTCGATCTATGATGAGGGCAAGCTTGTGCCCGCCGACGACCAGACGGCCATCGCATGGTACGATCTGGCAGCCCAACGCGGCAATGTCGATGCAATGATCAACCTTGCCATCATGTACGAGACCGGCGAGGGCATTACGGCGAACATGCAAAAGGCTGCCGACCTCTATCGCCAGGCGGCAGAAAAGGGCGACATGTTCGGCGCCAGCAAGTACATACAGCTCCAGGAACTCGGCATCGTTCCGGCACCCTCGCAGGAGGACGTGGAAGGTGTGAGCTCGCTGGTTCTGAAGCAGGGTGATGTCGAAACACCGGCCAAGGCCGACAGCGAGATCTAA
- a CDS encoding HAMP domain-containing sensor histidine kinase codes for MPTVLRGLSGRLLWLTIIFVMLAEILIFMPSMAGMRMNWLRDRLDTAAAAGIVIDGLQPAELPRAVQNDTLLATGTKVLALRKDGTSRLLAATEVPPEIDAQYDLAHTSFLGSMRDALDTLAFGGDRVMRVFGPIGDSDMIIELVMTDKALRTDMLKYAKKMFFISLLISLITSVLIFLAINRMMISPIRRLTHSMQLFSEQPEDPYRVFAGDRSRGELAVAGRHLTAMQVQLQRTLRQQKNLADLGLAVSKINHDMRNILASAQLMSDRLTDVEDPMVRSFAPKLLRTIDRAVGYTNEVLAYGQASEGAPRRRRVNLSDLCQEVRDMLAIDPDSRIEFVEQISSDLEIDCDSEQIFRVIHNISRNAVQALLTHDMADPKAQRRVTISAHRLGSVVGITIDDTGPGMPRKARENLFSAFRGSARSGGTGLGLVIARELVLAHGGTIALVEKPGPGTQFRIEIPDRPVSLDDYRARAL; via the coding sequence ATGCCGACTGTTTTGCGTGGTCTTTCTGGGCGGTTGCTGTGGCTGACGATCATTTTCGTAATGCTCGCCGAAATTCTGATCTTCATGCCGTCCATGGCCGGCATGCGGATGAACTGGCTGCGTGATCGCCTTGATACCGCTGCGGCGGCCGGCATCGTGATCGACGGTCTGCAGCCGGCAGAACTTCCCCGTGCGGTGCAGAACGATACTCTCCTTGCCACCGGCACCAAGGTCCTGGCGTTGCGTAAGGATGGCACGTCGCGCCTCTTGGCCGCAACGGAAGTGCCGCCGGAGATCGATGCGCAATACGATCTCGCCCACACATCCTTCCTAGGCTCGATGCGCGACGCACTCGATACGCTGGCCTTCGGCGGCGACCGCGTCATGCGCGTCTTCGGCCCGATCGGCGACAGCGACATGATCATTGAACTGGTCATGACCGACAAGGCGTTGCGCACCGACATGCTGAAATACGCCAAGAAGATGTTCTTCATCTCACTGCTGATTTCGCTGATCACGTCGGTGCTGATCTTCCTTGCGATCAACCGGATGATGATTTCTCCGATCCGGCGGCTGACCCACAGCATGCAGCTCTTCTCCGAGCAGCCCGAGGATCCGTACCGCGTCTTTGCCGGTGATCGATCGCGTGGCGAACTCGCGGTGGCAGGACGCCACCTGACAGCCATGCAGGTGCAGCTTCAGCGAACCCTCCGACAGCAGAAGAACCTGGCCGACCTCGGTCTCGCCGTATCGAAGATCAACCACGACATGCGCAACATTCTGGCATCGGCCCAGCTGATGTCGGACCGCCTGACGGATGTCGAGGATCCCATGGTCAGAAGCTTCGCGCCGAAGCTCCTGCGTACCATCGACCGGGCTGTGGGCTATACCAACGAGGTCCTCGCCTATGGGCAGGCTTCCGAGGGGGCGCCGCGCCGCCGCCGGGTCAACCTGTCCGACCTCTGCCAGGAGGTCCGTGACATGCTGGCGATAGATCCCGATTCGCGCATCGAGTTTGTCGAGCAGATCTCTTCCGATCTGGAGATAGATTGTGACAGCGAACAGATATTCCGCGTCATTCACAACATCTCGCGTAACGCCGTCCAGGCGCTGTTGACGCATGACATGGCTGATCCGAAGGCGCAACGCCGCGTGACGATCTCGGCGCATCGCCTGGGAAGTGTCGTAGGTATCACGATCGACGACACCGGACCCGGCATGCCGCGCAAGGCGAGGGAGAACCTCTTCTCGGCATTTCGCGGTTCTGCCCGCTCGGGCGGTACCGGCCTTGGCCTGGTCATCGCCCGCGAACTGGTGCTTGCCCATGGCGGCACGATCGCGCTGGTCGAAAAGCCCGGTCCGGGCACGCAGTTCCGCATCGAAATTCCAGACCGGCCGGTATCGCTTGATGACTATCGCGCCCGCGCGCTATGA
- a CDS encoding 4-hydroxyproline epimerase, whose amino-acid sequence MRWKRTIQLLDVHAEGEIGRVAIGGVPKIPGNTVADQLAWLNSDPKGQELRRFLCLEPRGTPIGSVNLLLPPKHPDADAAFVILQPDQAHASSGSNSICATTALLEAGIVEMKEPETIVTLETAAGLVRAVATCRDGRCEKVKLTMVPSFVHELDVKLQTPEWGEITLDIAYGGIFYGLVDVSQIGLTIEKKNAAALVQAGMILKDLVNRQIPVVHPEIPAISGVAYIMFRDTEADGTVRTCTTMWPGRADRSPCGTGNSSNLATLHARGKVKVGDTFLSRSIIGTQFEVGLAGETVVAGKPAIIPTIAGRGFTFGLHQVALDPFDPLADGFAMTDVWGPSAGDI is encoded by the coding sequence ATGAGATGGAAGCGTACGATCCAGTTGCTGGATGTTCACGCGGAGGGTGAGATTGGCCGTGTCGCTATCGGCGGTGTCCCCAAGATTCCCGGCAACACTGTCGCCGACCAGCTGGCCTGGCTGAATTCCGATCCGAAGGGCCAGGAACTGCGCCGCTTTCTCTGCCTTGAGCCGCGGGGCACGCCGATCGGCTCTGTCAACCTACTTCTTCCTCCCAAGCACCCCGATGCCGATGCGGCCTTTGTCATTCTCCAGCCGGATCAGGCGCATGCGAGTTCGGGATCGAACTCCATCTGCGCAACCACCGCTCTTCTTGAGGCGGGTATCGTCGAGATGAAGGAGCCGGAGACGATCGTCACGCTGGAAACAGCGGCCGGCCTCGTCCGCGCCGTTGCCACCTGCCGCGACGGGCGTTGCGAGAAGGTCAAGCTCACCATGGTGCCGTCTTTCGTCCATGAACTGGACGTGAAGCTGCAGACGCCCGAATGGGGCGAGATCACCCTCGACATCGCCTATGGCGGTATCTTCTACGGGCTTGTCGATGTTTCCCAGATCGGGCTGACCATTGAAAAGAAGAATGCAGCGGCACTCGTGCAGGCCGGCATGATCCTCAAGGATCTGGTCAATCGCCAGATCCCGGTCGTTCATCCGGAAATCCCGGCAATCTCCGGCGTTGCCTATATCATGTTCCGCGATACGGAGGCTGACGGCACCGTGCGCACCTGCACGACCATGTGGCCGGGCAGGGCAGATCGCTCTCCCTGCGGTACCGGAAATTCCTCCAACTTGGCCACGCTCCATGCGCGAGGCAAGGTAAAGGTCGGCGACACCTTCCTGTCGCGCTCAATCATCGGGACACAGTTTGAAGTCGGTTTGGCTGGAGAGACTGTCGTCGCCGGCAAGCCCGCGATCATCCCGACGATTGCCGGCCGCGGTTTCACCTTCGGGCTTCACCAGGTGGCGCTCGACCCGTTCGATCCGCTGGCCGACGGCTTTGCCATGACCGATGTCTGGGGTCCTTCGGCGGGCGACATCTGA
- a CDS encoding alpha/beta hydrolase, with protein MQDRAGFSFRLIAVATILAALSGCAGRPQGVLIPSTAAEPAGATKVDVLVATTRRPSTVPGVLFSGERGSEPAVTEISVSIPPDKNRKVGQVEWPRKLPADPSKEFATLSVTPMKMDDARSWLHGHLTKSRRVMVFVHGFNNRYEDAVYRFAQIVHDSKTDATPVLFTWPSRGSIFAYNYDKESTNYSRDALESMLRRLATDPTVGEVTVMAHSMGSWLTVEALRQMAIRDGRVAPKITNVILASPDLDVDVFSRQFAELGPKHPHFTLFVSQDDRALGLSRRISGNIDRLGQVDPTVEPYRTEFEKAGIVVLDLTKLRGGDSLNHGKFAESPEVVKLIGNRLIDGQTVTDSDVGLGERLGAVALGTAQTVGGAASVAVSAPIAVFDPTTRRNYDEQVSRFGQAVGNTVETAVGQ; from the coding sequence TTGCAAGACCGTGCCGGATTTTCGTTTCGCCTGATCGCCGTCGCCACCATTCTCGCCGCCCTTTCGGGCTGTGCGGGACGACCTCAGGGCGTGCTCATCCCCAGCACCGCGGCCGAGCCCGCCGGAGCCACCAAGGTCGACGTTCTGGTGGCGACCACCCGGCGGCCCAGCACCGTTCCCGGTGTCCTGTTTTCGGGAGAGCGCGGGAGCGAACCTGCAGTCACGGAGATCTCGGTTTCCATACCGCCGGACAAGAACCGCAAGGTGGGCCAGGTGGAATGGCCCCGCAAGCTTCCTGCAGATCCGAGCAAGGAATTTGCCACGCTGTCGGTCACGCCGATGAAGATGGATGACGCGAGGAGTTGGCTGCACGGCCATCTGACCAAGAGCCGGCGGGTGATGGTGTTCGTGCACGGCTTCAACAACCGCTACGAAGATGCCGTCTACCGGTTCGCCCAGATCGTCCACGATTCCAAGACGGATGCGACCCCTGTCCTGTTCACCTGGCCGTCGCGCGGCAGCATCTTCGCCTATAATTACGACAAGGAAAGCACCAACTATTCCCGTGACGCGCTGGAGAGCATGCTCAGGCGCCTCGCCACCGATCCGACGGTTGGCGAAGTCACGGTCATGGCTCATTCGATGGGATCGTGGCTGACGGTCGAGGCCTTGCGCCAGATGGCAATCCGCGACGGCCGTGTAGCGCCGAAGATCACCAATGTTATCCTTGCCTCACCCGATCTCGATGTCGACGTGTTCAGCCGGCAGTTTGCCGAGCTCGGCCCCAAGCATCCGCATTTCACCCTGTTCGTCTCTCAGGACGACCGGGCGCTCGGCCTGTCGCGCCGGATCTCCGGCAATATCGATCGGCTGGGCCAGGTCGACCCGACCGTCGAACCCTATCGCACCGAATTCGAGAAGGCGGGTATCGTCGTGCTCGACCTCACCAAGCTTCGCGGTGGCGACAGCCTGAACCATGGCAAGTTCGCCGAAAGTCCCGAAGTGGTAAAACTGATCGGCAATCGCCTGATCGACGGCCAGACGGTGACCGACAGCGATGTCGGGCTCGGTGAGCGGCTGGGGGCAGTCGCGCTCGGCACGGCACAGACCGTCGGCGGTGCTGCAAGCGTTGCCGTCAGCGCGCCGATCGCGGTGTTCGACCCGACGACGCGGCGTAATTACGACGAGCAGGTCAGCCGTTTTGGCCAGGCGGTGGGTAACACAGTAGAGACGGCGGTCGGACAGTAG
- the pyrC gene encoding dihydroorotase, producing MKTLTIRRPDDWHLHLRDGEVLKGVIADTSAHFARAIIMPNLVPPVVTTSDAAAYRERIMAALPSGHRFEPLMTLYLTEHTNPDDVEAGKKSGLIHAVKLYPAGATTNSHGGVRNLEKVMPVLERMAKIGLPLCVHGEVTTPEVDIFDREAVFIETVLEPLRKRLPELKVTMEHVTTSDGVNYIKSSKANLAGSITTHHLIINRNDILVGGIKPHYYCLPVAKRESHRLALRAAATSGDSRFFLGTDSAPHLDPLKECACGCAGIYTSVNTMSCLAHVFEDEGALNKLEAFASLNGPAWYGLAANEQTMTLTKQETQVSFPSKRDTAAGLITVFDPGFPLFWNVTG from the coding sequence ATGAAAACGCTCACTATTCGCCGCCCGGACGATTGGCACCTGCATCTGCGTGATGGTGAGGTCCTCAAGGGCGTCATCGCCGATACGAGCGCTCATTTCGCCCGCGCGATCATCATGCCGAACCTTGTGCCGCCGGTCGTCACCACATCTGACGCTGCAGCATACCGTGAGCGCATCATGGCAGCCCTGCCAAGCGGGCATAGGTTCGAACCGCTGATGACGCTCTATCTGACGGAGCATACGAACCCCGATGATGTCGAGGCGGGCAAGAAGAGCGGCCTGATCCACGCCGTGAAGCTTTATCCCGCCGGCGCCACCACCAATTCCCATGGTGGCGTGCGTAACCTGGAAAAGGTCATGCCGGTTCTGGAACGCATGGCGAAGATCGGCCTTCCCCTTTGCGTTCACGGAGAAGTCACAACGCCCGAAGTCGATATTTTCGACCGCGAGGCCGTCTTCATCGAAACCGTTCTGGAACCGCTGCGCAAGCGCCTGCCCGAACTGAAGGTAACGATGGAGCATGTCACCACATCCGATGGCGTTAACTACATCAAGTCGTCCAAGGCCAATCTTGCCGGCTCCATCACCACCCATCATCTGATCATCAACCGCAACGACATTCTCGTCGGCGGCATCAAGCCTCATTATTACTGCCTGCCGGTGGCCAAACGCGAAAGCCATCGCCTTGCCCTGCGCGCGGCCGCCACTTCCGGCGATAGCCGCTTCTTCCTTGGAACCGATTCCGCCCCGCATCTCGATCCGCTAAAGGAATGCGCCTGTGGCTGCGCCGGGATCTACACCTCGGTCAATACGATGAGCTGCCTCGCGCATGTGTTCGAGGATGAGGGCGCGTTGAACAAGCTGGAAGCCTTCGCGTCATTGAATGGCCCCGCATGGTACGGCCTCGCGGCCAACGAGCAGACCATGACGCTGACGAAACAGGAAACTCAGGTCAGCTTCCCGAGCAAGCGGGATACGGCTGCGGGCCTGATCACGGTCTTTGATCCGGGCTTTCCGCTATTCTGGAATGTTACGGGTTAA